GGTGCTGTCGCTCTCGCGCACGCACGACGTTGCGGTGGCGAATGCCGTCGCCATGACGGACGACGTCCGTCCGCATGCGGACGAGGGCCCGGACCCGAAGAAGGAGTTCCAGGCCTCGTTCAGGGAGGCAAAGTCGATAATCGACGAGCTCGAGCGGCTCCAGGACGGCATAATGGATACGCTTGGAGACGATGGTCCCGCGGAGCCCCGGGAAGACGAGCTTCCGCTCGAGGGCTCGATGGGAGAGTGAGGCGCACATGCAGCCAGTTCTGAACGTGGAAGACGTCAAGCGCGTCGAGGCCGGGCTCACGGAGGTGGGCGTCAGCATATCCGAGCTCATGCACCGGGCGGGCTCCGCCGTCGCGAGCGAGGTCATCCGCATGGGCGACCTTGGAAGCGTCGCGGTCTTCTGCGGCCTGGGCAACAACGGGGGCGACGGTTGGGTCGCCGCGGAGACGCTCCACGGCAAGGGCGTCGCCGTCACCGTCGTGAGCCCCGTCGATCCGGATGACATACAGGGGGACCTTGCGCGCGTAGTCGCGAAGAGCGCGCAGGCGGCCGGTGTCAGCATCGTGGTCGCCCCGCCGCGCGACAAGGTGGCAGAGCTTCTCTCTGGAACGGACGTCGTGGTGGACGCCATGTTGGGCACCGGCTTCCACGGCACGCCCCGGGCGCCGTTCGACATCTGGATCGCCTGCATAAACGCGTCCGGCGCGCGCGTGCTTTCCGTGGACGTGCCGAGTGGCCTTTCCGCCCAGACCGGCCTTGCGGACGGCGAGTGCGTGATCGCGGACACCACGGTGACCATGCTCGTGCTGAAGCCCGGCCTGCTTTCCGACAGCGGCCGCGACGCCTGTGGCGCCATCATCGTGGCGCCGCTGGCCGAGCAGACCGAGCGCCTGACCATAGAGGCGGACCCCGTGGCATGGCGTGCGGACCTGGACGACTACGTAGACGTGCTCGAGCCCGCCTCGAACGCCGTCGACAAGTTCTCGCGCGGGTCCGTGCTGGTGGTTGGCGGTTCGACGCGCTTCGTGGGCGCGCCCATGATGGCGGCCATGGCGGCGGCACGCGCCGGCGCCGGCTACGTGACGCTTGCCGTGCCCGAGCCCGTGGCGCCCATCATCCAGGCGCGCATGATGGAGATTCCCGTGCTGGCGCTGCCGGCGGGCAGGGACGGCACGTTCTCCAGCGAGGCGATCCAGCTCGTGGCGGAGCTGGCCGAGAAGCGCACGGCCACCTTGGTTGGCCCCGGCATGCGGGTGAGCTCCGGCACCGTGGGCGTGGTGTCGAGGCTCCTGGAGACGAAGGTTCCCCTGGTGGTCGATGCGGATGGTCTGAACTGCATTTCTCGCCTGACGTCGAACAGGGCGGACGAGTTCCCGGAGCTGCTGCGCCGCGCCGCGCCGCTCGTGCTGACGCCGCACCGCAGGGAGCTTGGCCGCCTGGTGGGGCTGGAGGACACCCCGCCGGCGTCGCTTACCGCGGCCATGGAGGCCGCCCGCCGCATCGTGTGGGCGGACGGTGGCTCCGAGCTGACCGTCGTCGCGAAGGGTTCCGCGACGGCCTGCGTGGGTGTGGACGTCGCCGTGCTGCCGAAGCCCGGCCCCGCCGCCTTGGCGACCGCTGGGTCCGGGGACGTGCTCGGGGGCGTGATCGCGGCGTTTCTCGCCCGGTCGAACGTGGACAACGAGGACATTCCCGTGCTGTGCTCGCTTGCGTGCGAAGTGCACGGGTACGCGGGGTCCATCGCCGCGGAGCGCTTTGGCTCTCGCGGCGCGATGGCACGCGACATTATCGATGCGCTGGGGCTTGCCGAGGACGCTCTTGAGGAGCAGATGGCCTTCCCCGACTCCGGCGGAGCGGAATAGGTGGAGGACAGATGCCAGTTACGTATCCCAAGAACAGGTGGGCGTGGGTCGAGGTGAGCCTTGCGGCCATCCGCAAGAACACGAGGGCGTTCAAGGCGCTTTTGGAGCCGGGTGTCAAGATGATGTGCGCCGTGAAGGCCGACGCGTACGGCCACGGCGCCGTGGAGTGCGCGAAGGTGATGCGCCAGGCCGGCGCGGACCAGTTTGCCGTCGCGACGGTGGACGAGGGCATAGAGCTGCGCCGCGGCGGCATCGCGGAGCCGATCCTGATGCTGAACGAGTCGCCGCTGGAGAGCCTGGACGACCTTCT
This sequence is a window from Parafannyhessea umbonata. Protein-coding genes within it:
- a CDS encoding NAD(P)H-hydrate epimerase, with the protein product MQPVLNVEDVKRVEAGLTEVGVSISELMHRAGSAVASEVIRMGDLGSVAVFCGLGNNGGDGWVAAETLHGKGVAVTVVSPVDPDDIQGDLARVVAKSAQAAGVSIVVAPPRDKVAELLSGTDVVVDAMLGTGFHGTPRAPFDIWIACINASGARVLSVDVPSGLSAQTGLADGECVIADTTVTMLVLKPGLLSDSGRDACGAIIVAPLAEQTERLTIEADPVAWRADLDDYVDVLEPASNAVDKFSRGSVLVVGGSTRFVGAPMMAAMAAARAGAGYVTLAVPEPVAPIIQARMMEIPVLALPAGRDGTFSSEAIQLVAELAEKRTATLVGPGMRVSSGTVGVVSRLLETKVPLVVDADGLNCISRLTSNRADEFPELLRRAAPLVLTPHRRELGRLVGLEDTPPASLTAAMEAARRIVWADGGSELTVVAKGSATACVGVDVAVLPKPGPAALATAGSGDVLGGVIAAFLARSNVDNEDIPVLCSLACEVHGYAGSIAAERFGSRGAMARDIIDALGLAEDALEEQMAFPDSGGAE